A single genomic interval of Saccharothrix saharensis harbors:
- a CDS encoding DNA-3-methyladenine glycosylase — protein sequence MSATPRQFTEQELAVDPVDAARLLLGGVIESTTDEGTVGVRIVEVEAYRGGDDPASHCYRGRTPRNDVMFGPAGRLYVYFVYGMHFCANVVSLTDGVPGAVLLRAGEVISGSALAHARRPSARNAAELAKGPARLTGVLGLDRGHNGVDLTAPDASVRLLAGERVAESDIRTGPRVGVAVAVDVPWRFWVDSPAVSTYRRGTRRTRVVASRPA from the coding sequence TTGTCCGCAACGCCTAGGCAGTTCACCGAGCAGGAGCTCGCGGTCGACCCCGTCGACGCCGCGCGGCTCCTGCTCGGCGGCGTCATCGAGTCGACCACCGACGAGGGCACGGTCGGCGTGCGTATCGTGGAGGTCGAGGCGTACCGGGGCGGCGACGACCCGGCGTCGCACTGCTACCGCGGCCGCACCCCGCGCAACGACGTGATGTTCGGCCCCGCCGGGCGGCTCTACGTGTACTTCGTCTACGGCATGCACTTCTGCGCGAACGTGGTGTCGCTGACCGACGGCGTGCCCGGCGCGGTGCTGCTCAGGGCGGGCGAGGTGATCTCCGGGTCGGCCCTCGCGCACGCCCGCCGACCGTCCGCGCGCAACGCAGCCGAACTGGCCAAGGGCCCGGCCCGCCTGACCGGCGTCCTCGGCCTGGACCGCGGCCACAACGGCGTCGACCTGACCGCACCGGACGCGTCCGTGCGGCTGCTCGCGGGCGAGCGGGTGGCCGAATCCGACATCCGCACCGGCCCGCGGGTCGGCGTCGCCGTGGCGGTGGACGTCCCCTGGCGGTTCTGGGTCGACTCGCCCGCCGTCAGCACCTACCGCCGCGGCACCCGCCGAACCCGCGTCGTCGCCTCCCGACCGGCCTAG
- a CDS encoding argininosuccinate synthase domain-containing protein, with product MSERVVLACSAGSDALRRLAGRAEVVAVVVDPGRGGDWEALRRRALAGGAVEAVLADARDELTDRYCLPALRANALRSASALVAPLVAEHVVEAARRHGATTVAHDRAGADRIRFEAGVAALAPGLAVVAVAPADDPAGHPPVGRIEPGDPDELVLTFDRGTPVAIDGETVTMPQAVRELNRRAGVSGVGRLTGVRAFDTPGASALTTAHHQLEDVTLEPDLLRFKRRVERRWGALVHDGLWFSPLKQALDSFIDTTQQHVSGEVRLVLHGGRAVVTGRRGEEPLPDPGLGAGRPRRLPDKIAAT from the coding sequence ATGAGTGAACGGGTCGTCCTGGCCTGCTCCGCCGGGTCGGACGCGCTGCGCCGGCTCGCCGGGCGGGCCGAGGTCGTCGCCGTCGTGGTGGACCCCGGCCGGGGCGGCGACTGGGAGGCGCTGCGCCGCCGGGCGCTGGCCGGTGGCGCGGTCGAGGCCGTCCTCGCCGACGCCCGCGACGAGCTCACCGACCGCTACTGCCTGCCCGCGCTGCGCGCGAACGCGCTGAGGTCGGCGTCCGCGCTGGTCGCGCCGCTCGTCGCCGAGCACGTGGTCGAGGCCGCCCGCCGGCACGGCGCGACGACCGTGGCGCACGACCGCGCCGGCGCCGACCGGATCCGCTTCGAAGCCGGTGTCGCCGCCCTCGCACCCGGCCTGGCCGTCGTCGCCGTCGCACCGGCCGACGACCCGGCTGGGCACCCACCGGTGGGCCGGATCGAGCCGGGCGACCCCGACGAGCTCGTGCTCACGTTCGACCGGGGCACGCCGGTCGCCATCGACGGCGAGACCGTGACCATGCCGCAAGCCGTCCGGGAGCTGAACCGGAGGGCCGGCGTGTCGGGGGTCGGCCGCCTCACCGGCGTCCGGGCCTTCGACACGCCGGGCGCGAGCGCGTTGACCACCGCTCACCACCAGCTGGAGGACGTCACCCTGGAGCCCGACCTGCTGCGCTTCAAGCGGCGGGTCGAGCGGCGCTGGGGTGCACTGGTGCACGACGGCCTGTGGTTCTCCCCGCTCAAGCAGGCGTTGGACAGCTTCATCGACACCACCCAGCAGCACGTCTCCGGCGAGGTCCGGCTCGTGCTGCACGGTGGCCGCGCGGTCGTCACCGGCCGCCGCGGCGAGGAGCCGCTGCCCGACCCCGGCCTGGGCGCGGGACGACCGCGGCGCCTGCCGGACAAGATCGCCGCGACGTAG
- the argH gene encoding argininosuccinate lyase — protein sequence MSSLWGGRFAGGPAEAMARLSASTHFDWRLAPYDIRGSRAHARVLHRADLLTADELERMLAALDALEADVASGSFTPTLADEDVHTALERGLIERAGTELGGKLRAGRSRNDQVATLFRMWLRDAARRVAAGVLDVVDALADQAAAHATAVMPGRTHLQSAQPVLLAHHLLAHGQALLRDVDRLRDWDERTALSPYGSGALAGSSLGLDPAAVAAELGFDGPVENSIDGTASRDFAAEIAFVLAMIGVDLSRIAEEVIIWTTAEFRFAVLDDAWATGSSIMPQKKNPDVAELTRGKSGRLIGNLTGLLATLKAQPLAYNRDLQEDKEPLFDSVEQLDLLLPALAGMIATMRFDTARMAAAAPAGFTLATDIAEWLVRQGVPFRVAHEAAGECVRVAEGRGVGLEDLTDEEFATISPALTPEVRSVLTVEGSIASRDAHGGTAPDRVAEQLKRLRDKVSVVRNA from the coding sequence GTGAGTTCATTGTGGGGTGGCCGGTTCGCCGGGGGACCGGCGGAGGCGATGGCGCGGCTGTCCGCGTCGACGCACTTCGACTGGCGACTCGCCCCGTACGACATCAGGGGTTCCCGCGCGCACGCCCGCGTGCTGCACCGGGCTGACCTGCTGACCGCCGACGAGCTGGAGCGCATGCTGGCCGCGCTGGACGCCCTGGAAGCCGACGTGGCGTCCGGGTCGTTCACGCCGACGCTCGCCGACGAGGACGTGCACACGGCGCTGGAACGCGGCCTGATCGAGCGCGCCGGGACCGAACTGGGCGGCAAGCTGCGCGCCGGCCGGTCCCGCAACGACCAGGTGGCCACGCTGTTCCGGATGTGGCTGCGCGACGCGGCCCGGCGGGTCGCCGCGGGCGTGCTGGACGTGGTGGACGCGCTCGCCGACCAGGCGGCCGCGCACGCCACCGCCGTCATGCCCGGCCGCACGCACCTCCAGTCCGCCCAGCCCGTGCTGCTCGCGCACCACCTGCTCGCCCACGGCCAGGCGCTGCTGCGCGACGTCGACCGGCTGCGCGACTGGGACGAGCGCACCGCCCTGTCGCCGTACGGCTCGGGCGCGCTGGCCGGCTCGTCGCTGGGCCTGGACCCGGCGGCGGTGGCCGCGGAGCTGGGCTTCGACGGTCCGGTGGAGAACTCCATCGACGGCACCGCCTCGCGCGACTTCGCCGCCGAGATCGCGTTCGTGCTGGCCATGATCGGCGTGGACCTGTCCCGGATCGCCGAAGAGGTGATCATCTGGACGACCGCCGAGTTCCGCTTCGCCGTGCTGGACGACGCGTGGGCCACCGGCAGCTCGATCATGCCGCAGAAGAAGAACCCGGACGTCGCCGAGCTGACCCGGGGCAAGTCCGGTCGGCTCATCGGCAATCTGACCGGCCTGCTGGCCACGTTGAAGGCGCAACCCCTGGCCTACAACCGGGACCTGCAGGAGGACAAGGAGCCCCTGTTCGACTCGGTCGAGCAGCTCGACCTGCTGCTGCCCGCGCTGGCCGGGATGATCGCCACCATGCGGTTCGACACCGCGCGGATGGCCGCGGCGGCGCCCGCCGGGTTCACCCTGGCCACCGACATCGCCGAGTGGCTGGTGCGGCAGGGTGTGCCGTTCCGGGTGGCGCACGAGGCGGCGGGCGAGTGCGTCCGCGTCGCCGAGGGGCGCGGCGTCGGCCTGGAGGACCTCACCGATGAGGAGTTCGCCACGATCTCGCCCGCGTTGACGCCCGAGGTGCGTAGCGTGTTGACCGTGGAAGGGTCCATCGCGTCACGGGACGCGCACGGCGGCACCGCCCCCGACCGGGTCGCCGAGCAGTTGAAGAGGTTGCGCGACAAGGTGTCCGTTGTCCGCAACGCCTAG